A region of Nitrosarchaeum sp. DNA encodes the following proteins:
- a CDS encoding superoxide dismutase, whose amino-acid sequence MGKYTLPQIPYAYDALEPHIDAKTMEIHHTKHHQAYTDKLNAALESCPADVQSKDILDILSNINQVPEAQRGAVNFNGGGYDNHKLFWNNMKPKGGGEPGGVIADAIISSFGNFAAFKEKFSSTTAVIQGSGWGWLVYNPSTKKVEYKSMPNQTSPRTEGLVPLLGCDVWEHAYYLKYQNKRPDYIASWWNVVNWDEVENRYSKVK is encoded by the coding sequence ATGGGAAAATACACACTTCCACAAATACCATATGCTTATGATGCATTAGAACCTCACATTGACGCAAAAACAATGGAGATTCATCACACAAAACATCATCAAGCATACACCGACAAACTAAACGCTGCACTAGAAAGTTGCCCAGCTGATGTACAAAGTAAAGATATCTTAGACATTTTGTCTAACATCAACCAAGTACCTGAAGCGCAACGTGGTGCCGTTAATTTCAATGGTGGTGGTTATGATAACCACAAGCTATTTTGGAACAACATGAAACCAAAAGGAGGCGGCGAACCAGGAGGAGTAATTGCAGATGCAATTATTAGCTCTTTTGGAAACTTTGCAGCCTTTAAGGAGAAATTCTCATCTACTACTGCAGTAATTCAAGGAAGTGGTTGGGGATGGTTAGTATACAATCCTTCAACAAAGAAGGTCGAGTACAAATCTATGCCAAACCAAACTAGTCCAAGAACAGAAGGATTAGTTCCATTATTGGGTTGTGATGTTTGGGAACATGCATACTATCTGAAATATCAAAACAAACGACCAGATTACATTGCATCATGGTGGAATGTAGTTAATTGGGACGAAGTAGAAAACAGATACTCCAAAGTAAAATAA
- the pfdA gene encoding prefoldin subunit alpha → MSEEQAQHLMQQLQMLETYYGDLSQREATLVNVLREAISAIESIKALREKPDSDSLVPIGMGTYVQTKISSANKIILNVGAGIAMEKTYDSSINYLEARIKEIEVAIQDTTARKQDAMARLEQGKEQMNQLMQQTSEDLSG, encoded by the coding sequence ATGAGTGAAGAACAGGCCCAACACTTGATGCAGCAACTCCAAATGCTTGAGACTTACTATGGAGATTTATCACAACGTGAAGCTACACTTGTTAATGTTTTACGAGAGGCCATATCTGCAATTGAATCAATCAAAGCACTTCGCGAAAAACCAGATTCTGATAGTTTGGTACCCATTGGAATGGGAACTTATGTGCAGACAAAAATCTCATCAGCCAATAAAATAATTTTGAATGTGGGGGCTGGAATTGCTATGGAAAAAACTTATGATTCTTCAATAAACTATCTTGAAGCAAGAATAAAGGAAATTGAAGTTGCTATACAGGACACTACTGCGCGAAAACAAGATGCTATGGCAAGATTAGAACAAGGCAAAGAGCAAATGAATCAACTCATGCAACAAACATCAGAAGATCTTTCAGGATAA
- the ftsY gene encoding signal recognition particle-docking protein FtsY codes for MFDKLRNAFSNAAKSLGEKELNDKDIEEILYELEISLMESDVASEVIDTIKSDLKTQLLGSKVDKKEIEKFVKDSLISNISSLFDAAGTVDLFELINEKKKTVQPFLILFVGINGTGKTTSLAKVAYLLQQAKYSVVVAAADTFRAGAIEQLREHTNRLNLKLVAQNYNSDPAAVARDAVLYAKSHKMDCVLIDTAGRMQTSKNLMEQIAKITKVVNPDFKIFVGDSLAGNDTVNQAREFFEHVKFNGSILTKSDADARGGAALSIVKITSTPVLYLGVGQEYSDLKPFDKEIFLETVFGSLSGVDRKEIQKPKAEPKPESIEEIKQELIQESVLKPIEAPKPEPKPEPKAEPKPEPKAEPKPEPKQIESDDPFEGIADKDISKYSDLYDIAPPENDDEATKLGNAIRQWIRQGRPKPGEEKKQESDQETDSKHKQDKEEEKSKKKRGVFGFFKK; via the coding sequence ATGTTTGATAAACTTCGTAATGCATTTTCAAATGCAGCGAAAAGTCTTGGGGAAAAAGAACTAAACGATAAAGACATTGAAGAAATTCTTTACGAATTGGAAATCTCTCTTATGGAATCTGATGTTGCAAGTGAAGTTATTGATACAATAAAATCAGATTTGAAAACTCAATTACTTGGATCCAAAGTAGATAAAAAAGAGATTGAAAAGTTTGTCAAAGACAGCTTAATTTCAAACATATCGTCTTTATTTGATGCTGCAGGTACAGTTGATCTCTTTGAGTTGATTAACGAAAAAAAGAAAACTGTTCAACCATTTCTGATTTTATTTGTAGGAATTAATGGAACTGGAAAAACTACATCACTAGCAAAAGTTGCTTACCTGTTGCAGCAAGCAAAGTATTCTGTAGTAGTTGCAGCTGCTGATACATTTAGAGCAGGAGCTATTGAGCAATTGCGTGAACACACTAATCGTTTGAATCTAAAACTAGTTGCACAAAATTATAATTCTGATCCAGCTGCAGTTGCCCGAGATGCGGTTCTTTATGCAAAATCCCACAAAATGGATTGTGTACTAATTGATACTGCTGGAAGAATGCAAACAAGCAAAAATCTAATGGAACAAATCGCTAAAATTACCAAAGTAGTAAATCCTGATTTTAAAATTTTTGTAGGTGATTCTCTTGCTGGAAATGATACTGTAAATCAAGCTAGGGAATTTTTTGAACATGTCAAATTCAATGGCTCAATTCTCACAAAAAGTGACGCTGATGCACGTGGCGGAGCTGCACTTTCTATTGTCAAAATCACATCTACTCCGGTATTATATCTTGGAGTTGGACAGGAATATTCTGATCTCAAACCATTTGATAAAGAAATCTTTCTAGAAACTGTATTTGGTTCCTTGTCTGGAGTAGACAGAAAAGAAATTCAAAAACCAAAAGCAGAACCAAAACCAGAATCAATTGAGGAAATAAAACAAGAACTAATTCAAGAATCTGTACTAAAACCAATTGAAGCACCTAAACCAGAACCAAAACCAGAACCAAAAGCAGAACCAAAACCAGAACCAAAAGCAGAACCAAAACCAGAACCAAAACAAATTGAATCCGATGATCCGTTTGAAGGAATTGCAGACAAAGACATTTCAAAATATTCAGACTTGTATGATATTGCTCCGCCAGAAAATGATGATGAAGCGACAAAGCTTGGTAATGCAATCCGTCAATGGATTAGGCAGGGACGACCAAAACCTGGAGAAGAAAAGAAACAAGAATCAGATCAAGAGACAGATTCCAAGCACAAACAAGATAAAGAAGAAGAAAAGTCTAAAAAGAAAAGAGGTGTATTTGGATTCTTTAAGAAATGA
- the argF gene encoding ornithine carbamoyltransferase, with product MKIKTKNLLTLAELSSKEFAALIDYSIVLKKELKKGNKPLLKNKTLAMIFQKPSTRTRVSFEAGMFQLGGHAINLSSQEMQLSRGETIEDTAKTLSRYVDCIMARVYDHNLLEKLSDSSNVPVINGLSDSFHPCQILADFMTIKEKKGKFKGLKITWIGDGNNVCNSMIYGCALSGTKMSIATPKGFEPDKSVLKESTKSVEIDLTTDPIKAIKNADVVVTDTYTSIHNNDQKRIKKFLPKYQINDSLMKHANNDAIFMHCLPAKRDYEVTSSVIDGPQSVVWDEAENRLHTQKALLASIIRA from the coding sequence ATGAAAATCAAAACTAAAAATTTACTCACTTTGGCAGAACTATCATCTAAAGAATTTGCTGCACTAATTGATTACTCAATCGTTCTAAAAAAAGAATTAAAAAAAGGCAACAAGCCGTTGCTAAAAAACAAAACACTTGCAATGATTTTTCAAAAACCATCAACTCGAACACGAGTAAGCTTTGAAGCAGGAATGTTTCAGCTTGGTGGACATGCTATTAACCTCTCATCACAAGAGATGCAATTATCTCGAGGTGAAACAATAGAAGATACCGCAAAGACTTTGTCTCGATATGTAGATTGTATCATGGCACGAGTATATGATCATAATTTACTTGAAAAATTATCTGACTCTTCTAATGTTCCAGTAATCAATGGATTGTCTGATTCATTTCATCCATGTCAGATTCTAGCTGACTTTATGACCATAAAAGAGAAAAAAGGAAAATTCAAAGGACTCAAGATTACTTGGATTGGAGATGGAAACAATGTGTGCAATTCTATGATTTACGGATGTGCACTATCTGGCACAAAGATGTCTATTGCAACACCCAAAGGATTTGAACCCGATAAATCAGTACTAAAAGAATCTACAAAATCTGTTGAGATAGATCTGACAACTGATCCAATAAAGGCAATCAAAAATGCTGATGTTGTAGTTACTGATACATACACTTCAATTCATAATAACGATCAAAAACGAATCAAAAAGTTTCTTCCAAAATATCAGATCAATGATTCATTGATGAAACATGCCAATAATGATGCAATCTTCATGCATTGTCTTCCAGCAAAACGAGATTACGAAGTTACATCATCAGTAATTGATGGACCTCAATCAGTTGTATGGGATGAGGCAGAAAATAGACTCCATACTCAGAAGGCTTTACTTGCTTCAATAATTCGCGCTTAA
- a CDS encoding 50S ribosomal protein L18 yields the protein MAYSNILRRLREEKTNYKKRSTLLIGKHDFITVNITNENTQVQIVKPGMTGDKVIASAHSNYLLKKGWKGSRKSIPAAYLTGYLAGKKAMGKGAKDAVLYTGTRKYTQRMAAALKGVVDAGLKVPAGAETFPPEERIKGEHLTVKNDTTKIKSAIDSEVK from the coding sequence ATGGCCTATTCAAACATCCTCAGAAGACTACGAGAGGAAAAAACTAATTACAAAAAACGCTCAACTCTACTGATAGGTAAGCACGATTTTATCACTGTAAATATTACAAATGAAAATACCCAAGTCCAAATTGTAAAGCCTGGTATGACTGGCGATAAGGTAATCGCCTCTGCTCACTCTAATTATTTGCTAAAAAAAGGTTGGAAGGGCTCAAGAAAGAGTATTCCTGCTGCATATCTTACTGGCTATCTTGCTGGAAAGAAAGCAATGGGCAAGGGAGCAAAAGATGCAGTACTATACACTGGTACTAGAAAATATACACAAAGAATGGCAGCTGCACTAAAAGGAGTAGTTGATGCAGGACTTAAAGTTCCAGCAGGTGCAGAAACTTTTCCACCCGAAGAAAGAATCAAAGGTGAACATCTCACAGTAAAAAATGATACTACAAAAATTAAATCTGCTATTGATAGTGAGGTCAAGTAA
- a CDS encoding 30S ribosomal protein S5, whose protein sequence is MSQTAQTKPTGRGGQGRRDGPGGRGGQKVYGGGKPSNGQSRRPKREDEEEVWVPKTILGKKVASGEINSIEEIIQDGLRIQEAGIIKKLLPDLKSEVIDVGIIQKMTSNGQSTRFKAIVATGNQNGYLGIGQGKSKQMRIAIEKATNQALLNVSPIKLGCGSWECRCDEKHSVPFKIRGKGGSVTIEIIPAPRGLGLVAGGKIKRLLELAGLKDAWTTAKGSTPTMNSTSKAILDCLKQTFSQG, encoded by the coding sequence ATGAGTCAAACCGCACAAACCAAACCTACTGGAAGAGGTGGACAAGGTAGAAGAGATGGACCTGGTGGCAGAGGTGGACAAAAAGTTTACGGTGGTGGGAAACCAAGCAATGGACAATCTAGAAGACCAAAAAGAGAAGATGAAGAAGAAGTTTGGGTTCCAAAAACAATTTTAGGAAAAAAAGTTGCATCAGGCGAAATTAATTCTATTGAAGAAATTATTCAAGATGGTTTAAGAATTCAAGAAGCAGGAATTATCAAAAAATTACTTCCTGATTTGAAAAGTGAAGTAATTGATGTTGGTATTATTCAAAAGATGACATCAAACGGTCAATCAACAAGATTCAAAGCTATTGTTGCAACAGGAAATCAAAACGGTTACCTTGGTATTGGTCAAGGAAAATCAAAACAAATGAGAATTGCAATTGAGAAAGCAACAAACCAAGCATTACTCAATGTAAGTCCAATCAAACTAGGATGTGGTAGTTGGGAATGTAGATGTGATGAAAAACATTCTGTTCCATTTAAAATTCGAGGAAAAGGTGGAAGTGTTACAATTGAAATTATTCCAGCACCACGTGGATTAGGATTAGTAGCTGGTGGTAAAATTAAACGATTACTAGAGTTGGCAGGTCTTAAAGACGCATGGACAACTGCAAAGGGTTCTACTCCAACAATGAACTCTACTTCAAAAGCTATTCTGGACTGCTTAAAGCAGACATTTAGTCAGGGTTGA
- a CDS encoding 50S ribosomal protein L30, with product MGSAYLVVRIKGQADCPYWATTTMTLLKLDKKYRATILPAKDNTLGMLNKVKHYVTWIEIDASLAKELIDKKARKEGYKKITAADLKELGFESSDALGAALAEGKATLSKLKPLKPWFALSPPRFGFKKSTKKMYGQKGVLGHNNDLPKLVRNMM from the coding sequence ATGGGTAGCGCATATCTTGTAGTTCGAATCAAAGGTCAAGCAGACTGTCCATATTGGGCAACTACTACAATGACATTGTTAAAATTGGATAAAAAATATCGTGCAACTATCTTACCTGCAAAAGACAATACATTAGGAATGTTAAACAAAGTAAAACATTATGTTACTTGGATTGAAATTGACGCATCTTTGGCAAAAGAACTCATCGATAAAAAAGCAAGAAAAGAAGGTTACAAGAAAATTACAGCAGCAGATCTTAAAGAATTAGGTTTTGAAAGTTCTGACGCACTTGGCGCAGCACTTGCAGAAGGAAAAGCAACTCTATCTAAATTAAAACCATTAAAACCTTGGTTTGCATTATCTCCGCCAAGATTTGGTTTCAAGAAAAGTACAAAAAAGATGTACGGACAAAAAGGAGTCTTAGGA